The region ACCCACGGTGGGCGGAAGACCGGGCGGCACCCAGATCTCGCACGACATGAAGGGGAAGAGCAGCCGGTCCCACAGGTCGAACGGCATCACCCGGACGGTGCGACGTCCCCCGGGCGCCGTGCGGACCCTCAGCGCGGGCTCGCCGCCCTGCGACAACGCGTCGATGTACAGGCGCAGCCCGCGCGCCAGGACCACCGGACCGGTCAGCCGGATCTCGTCGGCGACCGCGGAATCGGGACCGAGGCCCTGTGCGGCGGCGCCCGCGGCGGCCCAGGCATCCATCTCCTCCACCGTCCGATCGAGGGCGCGGCGAAGGTAGCGGATCCGGTCGGGGATCCCGACGCGGACCCAGGCGTCCTTGCGGGAAGCGAGGCGATCGAGCACGGCGTTGAGGTCGGCTTGCGTGAGGGTCGCGGGCATGACGTCCTCCCCTTCGCCGCATGCTACGCCGCGCACCGCGGCGCGCGCACGGAGCCTCCCGCGGAGCACCGGTCTTGCCGCACGATTGCCGCAGCGGCGACGCCGCGTTGCGGCGCGGCAAATTGCGCTCATCCCCCGTCGCGGTTGCGCGATTTCGCGCGGGGCCCGGGGCGAAGCCGCTCGGAAGACCGTGCCGCGCGGCATCCGGCCATGGCGCGGCCCATGCATCGCCGTGGGATCGGACCCTTGTCCGAGCGCTGGAGGCTCGCCATGATTCCCTCGTTCGTCCTCAAGCGCCTTTACTCCCAGGGAAGCCTCGAGACGAACGCCGGCGGCGTTCGCTTCGCGTTGAAGAACCGATTGAGCGATGCCGTGCTCACCGGCCTGCGCCGGATCCAGATCAACGGCTCGGAGGTCCCGCTCCACGCGGTCGAGCTCGAGTTCACCGACGGGCGGCGCCTCCCCGCCGAGCTCGTCTCGAAGGAGAACCCGGTCCGCTTCCCGCTCCGCGAGATCGTCCGCGTGCACGCGCCGGGGGAGATCGGCGCGGGGAAGAACCACAAGATCCACCTCGCCTTCGAGACGTCCCCCTTCGGCCAGGTCGCGTTCACCGTGGAGGACGCCGCCCGGACGGACACGGGACCCGCCCGCAAGGCCGAGGGGATCCCGGGGGACAGGGCCAACGACTGGGCCCCCGAGATGGTCGCCGGCCGGCGCCGGTGGCTCGAGGAGCGCACGGGAGTCCGTCTCGAGCACCTCGACAAGTACTCGTGGGAGCCCGCCCTCGCGAAGGGGAACTGCGAGAACCTCGTCGGGGTCGCGCAGGTTCCGGTCGGGCTCGCCGGCCCGCTGCGGATCCACGGCGAGCACGCACGCGGCGAGTACCTGATCCCGATGGCGACGACCGAAGGAACCCTCGTCGCCTCCTACAACCGTGGCATGAAGGTGCTCAACCTCGCGGGGGGAGTCACCTGCACCGTCAGCGACGACCGGATGCAGCGCGCGCCGGTTTTCGTGTTCCGCTCGGCGCGCGAGGCGCGGGACTTCCGGGATTGGGTCGGCCGGAACATGACGTCGATCCGGGAAGCGGCCGAATCGACCTCGAGCGTGGCGCGCCTGCTCGACATCGACGCCTACCTCTCGAACGCCTTCGCGTTCCTGCGTTTCAGCTTCTCCACCGGCGACGCCGCCGGGCAGAACATGGTGGGGAAGGCGACGCTCGCCGCGTGCAGCTGGATCCTGTCGCACGTCGACTCGGTCGTCTCCTTCTACCTCGAGTCGAACTTCGCGACCGACAAGAAGGGCTCGCACGTGAACATGCTCCGCACGCGCGGCAAGCGCGTGACCGCGGAGGCGACGATCCCGCGGGCGATCGTGCAGGACCATCTCCACACCGAGCCCGAGACGCTGCACCACCAGGCGCAGATCGCCACGATCGGAGCGTACCTCTCCGGGGCGTCGAACAACGGCGCCCACTCCGCGAACGGCATCGCGGCGATGTTCATCGCCTGCGGGCAGGACGTGGCCAACGTCGCCGAGAGCTCGGCGGGGATCGTCTACACCGACGTGACGCCGGCGGGGGATCTCTACCTCTCCCTCACGATCCCCGCGCTGATCGTCGCGACCCACGGCGGCGGCACGGGTCTTCCCACGCAGCGCGAGTGCCTCGAGATCCTCGGGTGCCGCGGCAAGGGAAAGGCCAGCCGGTTCGCGGAGATCGTCGCCGGCGTCGCGCTCGCGGGGGAGCTCTCGCTGGGCTCGGCGATCGCTTCGTTCGACTGGGTCACGAGCCACGAGACCCTGGGAAGGAACCGGTAGGTCCGCGATGGACGCCGACGCGACGGTCGCCGAACGTGCCGTGGCCGCTCCGGCCGCGCGATTCGAGACGCGCGTCCCGGAGCCGCCGGCCGGGCTCACCCGTCGGTTCCTGAAGACCCACCGCCACGCGGCGGGACTGCTCGTGGGGATGCTCGTCGCCAACGTGCGACGGCGCGCCGAGGACGGCTCCCACCGCGGCCCCGGGTTCCTGCTGCAGCGCGTCGCGGCGGCGGCGCTGCGGCCGTTCCTGTCGCGCGCGCTGCGCGATCTCCCGTTCCCCGTCCAGCTGCGCCGGCGCCTCGAGGCGCTCGGCCCCACGTACGTGAAGCTCGGGCAGATCCTCAGCCTTCGCGAGGACATCCTGCCGAGGTCGATCACCGAGGAGCTCAAGCACCTGCTCGACCGCCTCCCCGCGGTCCCGTTCGAGACGTTCCTCGCGCAGGTGGAGCACGAGCTCGGCCGGAAGGCCTCGGAGGCGTTCCTCTGGATCGACCCCGTGCCGCTCGGATCCGCATCGATCGCCCAGGTGCACCGGGCGACGACCCGGGACGGGCACGACGTGATCCTGAAGGTGGTCAAGCCCGGGATCGCCCAGACCCTCGAGCGCGACGCGCTCCTGCTCCGCGGTCTGGGGCGCGTCCTCCAGATTCCGCTCGGGCGGTTCCAGCCGCGCCGCGTCCTCGACGAGTTCTGCGACTACACGCTGCGGGAGGTCGACCTGCGGCTCGAGGCCGACAACGCGGAGACCTTCGCCGCCAACTTCCGCGACCTCCCCGACATCGTGTTCCCCAGGATCTTCCGCGAGCACAGCGGGAAGAGCGTGTTGTGCATGGAGTTCCTGGACGGCGTCCGCCCCGACACCCCCGAGGCGCGCGGGCTTCCCGCGGAGGACCGCAACCGGCTCGTGGACCTCGGGGCCGCGTCGATCATCCGCATGTTGTACCTCGACGGCTTCTTCCACGCCGACCTGCACCCGGGGAACCTGATCATCCTGCCGGGCGCGCGCTGCGGGTTCATCGACCTCGGGATGGTCGGCCGGTTCGACAGCCAGCTGCGACGGACGCTCCTCTACTACTACTACGCGCTGGTCTCGGGAGACTCCGAAGGCGCCGCGCGCTACCTCGCGGCGATCGCGCAGCCCGGGCGCGGCGGCGACCCGGTCGGCTTCCGCAAGGAGGTCGAGGAGATCTGCCGGCGCTGGAAGCGCCGCGCCACCTTCGAGGGGTTCTCGCTCGCGCAGCTCATCCTCGAGTCGGTCGCCCGCGGCGGGAAGTACCGGATGTATTTCCCCGTCGAGATGGTCCTCATGGTGAAGGCGCTCGTGACCTTCGAGGGGGTCGGCCACGTCCTGAATCCCGGCTTCGACGTCGCGGCCGTCTCCCATCCGCACATCCAGCGGATCTTCCTGGGGCAGTTCAGCCCGTGGCGCCTGGCGAAGGACAGTCTTCGCGGCGTTCCCGAGCTGATCGACGCGATCGTCAAGGCCCCGATGCTCGTGACCGAGGGGCTGCAGGTGCTCGACCGTGCGACGCGACGCCAGCCGGAGAGCCCCTGGGTCGGCATCCGGGCGACGTTGCTGTCGGGTTTCTGCCTCGTCGCCG is a window of Candidatus Polarisedimenticolaceae bacterium DNA encoding:
- a CDS encoding hydroxymethylglutaryl-CoA reductase; this translates as MIPSFVLKRLYSQGSLETNAGGVRFALKNRLSDAVLTGLRRIQINGSEVPLHAVELEFTDGRRLPAELVSKENPVRFPLREIVRVHAPGEIGAGKNHKIHLAFETSPFGQVAFTVEDAARTDTGPARKAEGIPGDRANDWAPEMVAGRRRWLEERTGVRLEHLDKYSWEPALAKGNCENLVGVAQVPVGLAGPLRIHGEHARGEYLIPMATTEGTLVASYNRGMKVLNLAGGVTCTVSDDRMQRAPVFVFRSAREARDFRDWVGRNMTSIREAAESTSSVARLLDIDAYLSNAFAFLRFSFSTGDAAGQNMVGKATLAACSWILSHVDSVVSFYLESNFATDKKGSHVNMLRTRGKRVTAEATIPRAIVQDHLHTEPETLHHQAQIATIGAYLSGASNNGAHSANGIAAMFIACGQDVANVAESSAGIVYTDVTPAGDLYLSLTIPALIVATHGGGTGLPTQRECLEILGCRGKGKASRFAEIVAGVALAGELSLGSAIASFDWVTSHETLGRNR
- a CDS encoding AarF/UbiB family protein produces the protein MDADATVAERAVAAPAARFETRVPEPPAGLTRRFLKTHRHAAGLLVGMLVANVRRRAEDGSHRGPGFLLQRVAAAALRPFLSRALRDLPFPVQLRRRLEALGPTYVKLGQILSLREDILPRSITEELKHLLDRLPAVPFETFLAQVEHELGRKASEAFLWIDPVPLGSASIAQVHRATTRDGHDVILKVVKPGIAQTLERDALLLRGLGRVLQIPLGRFQPRRVLDEFCDYTLREVDLRLEADNAETFAANFRDLPDIVFPRIFREHSGKSVLCMEFLDGVRPDTPEARGLPAEDRNRLVDLGAASIIRMLYLDGFFHADLHPGNLIILPGARCGFIDLGMVGRFDSQLRRTLLYYYYALVSGDSEGAARYLAAIAQPGRGGDPVGFRKEVEEICRRWKRRATFEGFSLAQLILESVARGGKYRMYFPVEMVLMVKALVTFEGVGHVLNPGFDVAAVSHPHIQRIFLGQFSPWRLAKDSLRGVPELIDAIVKAPMLVTEGLQVLDRATRRQPESPWVGIRATLLSGFCLVAGAVLVAAGARPGLAVALFAIAFLLAWRRGG